A genome region from Chloroflexota bacterium includes the following:
- a CDS encoding dTDP-4-dehydrorhamnose 3,5-epimerase family protein, producing the protein MIEGVKVRKLRLIPDERGFLMELLRSDWEEFEKFGQVYVTAVYPGVVKAWHYHKRQTDHFICIHGMAKVVLYDGREDSPTRGEINEFFMGTLNPIMLKIPKGVMHGFKGISEEMALIVNVPTELYNYEQPDEYRMPAHTDEIPYDWARKDG; encoded by the coding sequence ATGATCGAAGGAGTGAAAGTACGCAAGTTGCGCCTTATTCCAGATGAACGCGGCTTCCTAATGGAATTGCTGCGCAGCGATTGGGAAGAATTCGAAAAGTTTGGCCAGGTCTATGTCACGGCCGTTTATCCAGGTGTAGTAAAAGCCTGGCATTACCATAAGCGACAGACGGATCACTTCATCTGCATCCATGGCATGGCCAAGGTGGTTCTCTACGATGGCCGTGAGGATTCCCCTACCCGTGGAGAGATCAACGAGTTCTTTATGGGCACTCTTAACCCGATTATGCTCAAGATCCCAAAAGGAGTGATGCATGGGTTCAAGGGCATCAGCGAGGAGATGGCCCTGATCGTCAATGTGCCAACGGAGCTATACAACTATGAGCAACCAGATGAATACCGTATGCCTGCTCACACCGATGAGATTCCATATGATTGGGCGCGGAAGGATGGCTAA